From Paraburkholderia sabiae, a single genomic window includes:
- a CDS encoding DUF4148 domain-containing protein produces the protein MKKSICLMMGAVACCVAMSASAQSVSTGKTRAQVRAELVQAQRQGVVPAPKHDYPPSAEEVQRNAELYAIQHGGDNTRTAMQ, from the coding sequence GTGAAGAAATCGATCTGTTTGATGATGGGCGCAGTGGCCTGTTGCGTCGCGATGAGCGCTTCGGCGCAAAGCGTATCGACGGGCAAGACGCGCGCGCAAGTGCGTGCCGAACTCGTGCAGGCGCAACGCCAAGGCGTCGTGCCTGCACCGAAACACGACTATCCGCCGAGCGCCGAGGAAGTGCAGCGCAACGCCGAACTCTATGCGATCCAGCATGGCGGCGACAACACACGTACCGCGATGCAATGA
- a CDS encoding sensor histidine kinase, translating to MTSIRRWLLGWLIAGLAVAALVAAYGIFYTAQMEATELFDYELRTVALSVPATIAGTNGFTQRGPDFEGLADDRLFIEVWDGTGRSVYRSLPDIDVPRFPPGLRTIEYDEYHWRIFGVQEGDRFVQAAQPISVREDLARHLALRTLWPLALFLPAIVLIVLFVVGRGLAPMRGISRALATRSFDSLEPLRFEGTLPVEMQPLVDALNDLLHRLNEASQSQRTFVGDAAHELRSPLAALKLQLQAAERDGSLVGNKQTFERIEGRLNRLIHLVHQLLTMAREDAQRSAHFEPVSLRRLCERAVADFSMLAEARQIDLGLEFIPSCGADDTYKVNAEPNGIEVLLNNLIDNAIRYTPHGGKVDVILTRSGDEVSICVSDSGPGVPESERERVFDRFYRSAGNKEHGSGLGLAIASKIAQRHHATLSMSDNENGVGLRITLAGLRVE from the coding sequence ATGACGTCGATCCGGCGCTGGTTGCTGGGCTGGCTGATCGCCGGGCTCGCGGTCGCGGCGTTGGTCGCGGCGTACGGGATCTTCTACACGGCGCAGATGGAAGCCACCGAGCTGTTCGATTATGAATTGCGCACGGTGGCGCTCTCCGTGCCCGCGACCATCGCCGGTACGAACGGCTTCACGCAGCGCGGGCCGGACTTCGAAGGGCTCGCCGACGACCGTCTGTTCATCGAGGTATGGGACGGCACGGGCCGCAGCGTGTACCGGTCGCTTCCCGACATCGACGTGCCGCGTTTTCCGCCGGGTCTGCGCACGATCGAATACGACGAGTATCACTGGCGCATCTTCGGCGTGCAGGAAGGCGACCGCTTCGTGCAGGCGGCGCAGCCGATATCCGTGCGCGAGGATCTTGCGCGTCACCTCGCGTTGCGCACGCTGTGGCCGCTCGCGTTGTTCCTTCCCGCGATCGTGCTGATCGTGCTGTTCGTGGTCGGTCGCGGTCTCGCGCCGATGCGCGGCATCTCGCGGGCGCTCGCCACACGTTCGTTCGATTCGCTCGAACCGTTGCGGTTCGAAGGCACGTTGCCCGTCGAAATGCAGCCGCTCGTCGATGCACTCAACGATCTGCTGCATCGGCTGAATGAGGCGTCGCAATCGCAGCGCACGTTCGTCGGCGATGCCGCACATGAGTTGCGTTCGCCGCTCGCCGCGTTGAAGCTGCAATTGCAGGCGGCGGAGCGCGATGGATCGCTGGTCGGCAACAAGCAGACCTTCGAGCGCATTGAAGGACGCCTGAACCGGCTGATCCACCTCGTGCATCAACTGCTGACGATGGCGCGCGAAGACGCGCAACGCAGCGCGCATTTCGAGCCGGTGAGCCTGCGCCGACTATGCGAGCGCGCGGTGGCCGACTTTTCGATGCTCGCGGAGGCGAGACAGATCGACCTCGGGCTCGAGTTCATTCCTTCGTGCGGCGCGGACGATACGTACAAGGTCAACGCCGAGCCGAACGGCATCGAAGTGCTGCTCAACAATCTGATCGATAACGCGATCCGCTACACGCCGCACGGCGGCAAAGTGGATGTGATCCTTACGCGCAGCGGCGACGAGGTCAGCATCTGCGTGTCGGACAGCGGTCCCGGTGTGCCGGAGTCGGAGCGCGAGCGCGTGTTCGACCGCTTCTATCGCAGCGCGGGCAACAAGGAACACGGCAGCGGTCTCGGACTCGCGATCGCGTCGAAGATTGCGCAGCGACATCACGCGACACTCAGCATGAGCGACAACGAAAACGGTGTCGGGCTGCGCATTACGCTAGCGGGCCTGCGCGTCGAATAG